The proteins below come from a single Rosa rugosa chromosome 2, drRosRugo1.1, whole genome shotgun sequence genomic window:
- the LOC133731944 gene encoding uncharacterized protein LOC133731944 codes for MKISKTEVNLKRLLAAAPQQQNQAKLSHYVATLREQVEQLAEERTPEGLPRVSKAVLSDYSEKIEAIALKLAAPLPNLQEPQESLARISVKAKSSETGDNQSPHSPGLRRRFVPNSNNQDGTRETLSADSSAPVKLDAAAQAHIEKHRRLQEDLTDEMVGLARQLKETSLMMSHSVQNTEKLLDSTEEAVERSLASTGHATARASDIYSKTSKTSCFTWLLMFLMTCIFIMVVLLIRVT; via the coding sequence ATGAAAATCAGTAAAACAGAGGTGAATTTGAAGAGGCTGCTTGCAGCTGCTCCTCAGCAACAAAACCAGGCAAAACTTTCGCATTATGTTGCTACTTTACGAGAACAGGTAGAGCAGCTAGCTGAAGAGAGAACACCGGAAGGGTTACCTAGAGTTTCAAAGGCTGTTTTGAGTGACTATTCAGAGAAGATCGAAGCCATAGCTTTGAAATTAGCTGCTCCGTTGCCTAATTTGCAAGAACCCCAGGAGTCCCTGGCAAGAATTTCGGTTAAAGCAAAGTCTTCTGAAACAGGAGACAATCAGAGTCCCCATTCTCCAGGTCTGAGAAGAAGATTTGTGCCCAACTCAAACAACCAAGATGGAACTCGTGAGACTCTTAGTGCAGATTCTTCGGCACCTGTCAAACTTGACGCTGCAGCTCAAGCACACATTGAAAAGCATAGGAGACTTCAGGAGGATTTGACTGATGAAATGGTTGGGTTGGCAAGGCAACTTAAAGAGACTAGTCTCATGATGAGCCACTCCGTGCAAAACACTGAAAAACTCCTTGACTCTACAGAGGAGGCTGTAGAAAGGAGCTTGGCAAGCACTGGTCATGCCACTGCACGGGCATCCGATATATACTCAAAGACCTCCAAGACTTCGTGTTTCACATGGCTTTTGATGTTTCTAATGACATGTATATTCATCATGGTGGTACTTTTAATTCGTGTCACTTAG